A genomic stretch from Ictalurus punctatus breed USDA103 chromosome 2, Coco_2.0, whole genome shotgun sequence includes:
- the LOC108261709 gene encoding tripartite motif-containing protein 16, producing MAEASISVDQDQFICPVCLDLLKDPVTIHCGHSFCKVCINDCWDQEEKSGVYRCPQCRDTFTPRPVLRRNNMLAEVVEKLKKTEVQAASPAHCYAGPGDVECDFCTGRKHKAVKSCLMCLASFCETHLKPHYEVPALKKHKLVEASGNLQEKICSEHEEVLKIYCRTDQSFICYLCMTDEHKSHDTVSVTAYRTEKQSELKEEQMKSQQRIQEKQKKVQELKQAVNTIKLRAQTAVEDSERIFTEMISSMEKRRSEVTELIRAQEKAELSRAERLLEQLEQEIADLQRRVTELEQLSHTHDHLHFLQEIKSDLREDSRSITVNQRLSFDGVRKSLSALKKRIEEFCLEEFIRIPEHAAAVQIILPSEPKSRQDFLQYFCDLTLDPNTVNYYLILSERNRAVTCSERKQQYSDHPERFDYYPQVLSKESVCGRCYWEVEWSGDVFISVSYKDISRKGRGNECVFGRNNQSWSLRCSFSSLIFYHNNIETDLGVPSSSRIGVYVDHSAGTLSFYSVSDTMKLLHRVHTTFTQPLYAGFRLYWNFISNSGTTVRLCDPTK from the exons ATGGCTGAGGCCAGTATTTCAGTAGATCAGGATCAGTTCATCTGTCCAGTGTGTCtggatctactgaaggatccggTGACGATCCACTGTGGTCACAGTTTctgtaaggtgtgtattaatgactGCTGGGATCAGGAAGAGAAGAGCGGAGTGTATCGCTGTCCTCAGTGCAGAGACACTTTCACTCCGAGGCCTGTTCTACGCAGAAACAACATGCTGgctgaagtggtggagaaactgaagaagactgaagtccaagctgcttctcctgctcactgttacgctggacctggagatgtggagtgtgatttctgcaccgggagaaaacacaaagccgTCAAGTCCTGTCTGATGTGTCTGGCCTCCTTTTGTGAAACTCATCTGAAACCTCACTATGAAGTTCCTGCTTTGAAAAAGCACAAGTTAGTTGAAGCTTCTGGAAATCTACAAGAGAAGATCTGCTCTGAGCATGAGGAAGTGTTGAAGATCTACTGTCGTACTGACCAAAGCTTCATCTGTTATCTGTGTATGACGGATGAACACAAAAGCCACGACACCGTCTCAGTTACAGCGTACAGAActgaaaaacag AGTGAGTTAAAGGAGGagcagatgaaatcccagcagagaatccaggagaagcagaagaaggtgcAGGAACTGAAACAGGCTGTGAACACTATAaag CTCAGAGCACAGACAGCAGTGGAGGACAGTGAGAGGATCTTTACTgagatgatcagctccatggagaaaaGGCGCTCGGAGGTGACGGagctgatcagagctcaggagaaggctgaactgagtcgagctgaacgactcctggagcaactggagcaggagatcgctgatcttcagaggagagtcactgagctggagcagctttcacacacacacgatcacctccacttcctccaggaaataaag TCTGATCTCCGTGAGGACTCGCGCAGCATCACTGTCAATCAACGtctctcatttgatggagtgaggaaatctctctctgctctgaaaAAGAGAATCGAGGAATTCTGCCTCGAGGAATTCATCAGAATCCCTGAACACG ctgcagcagttCAGATCATTTTACCCTCAGAACCAAAGAGCAGACAAGATTTTCTGCAGT ATTTCTGTGATCTGACTCTGGATCCCAACACAGTAAATTATTACCTCATTCTGTCTGAGAGGAACAGAGCGGTGACGTGCAGTGAGAGAAAGCAGCAGTACTCTGatcatccagagagatttgactACTACCCTCAGGTGTTGagtaaggagagtgtgtgtggacgctgttactgggaggtggagtggAGCGGTGATGTGTTCATATCAGTCTCGTATAAAGACATCAGCAGGAAAGGACGgggtaatgagtgtgtgtttggacgCAACAATCAGTCCTGGAGTCTGCGgtgttctttttcttctctcatctTCTATCACAACAACATTGAGACTGATCTCGGAGTTCCATCGtcctccagaataggagtgtatgtggatcacagtgcaggaactctgtccttctacagcgtctctgacacgatgaagctcctccacagagtccacaccacattcactcagcCTCTATACGCTGGGTTCAGGCTCTACTGGAATTTTATCTCTAATTCAGGAACAACTGTGAGGTTGTGTGATCCAACAAAATAA
- the LOC128635125 gene encoding tripartite motif-containing protein 16-like yields MAEASISVDQLSVDQFSCPVCLDLLKDPVTIPCGHSFCKVCINDCWDQEEKSGVYRCPQCRDTFTLRPVLRRNNMLAEVVEKLKKTEVQAASPAHCYAGPGDVECDFCTGRKHKAVKSCLMCLASFCETHLKPHYEVPGLKKHKLVEASGNLQEKICSEHDKVLEIYCRTDQSFICYLCMTDEHKSHDTVSVKAYRTEKQRELKEEQMKSQQRIQEKQKKVQELKQAVNTIKLSAQTAVEDSEIIFTEMIGSMEKRRSEVTELIRAQEKAELSRAERLLEQLEQEIADLQRRVTELEQLSHTHDHLHFLQEIKSDLHQDSRSITVSKHLSFDGVRESLSALKKRLEEFCQEEFIRIPEHAAAVHIILPPEPKSRQDFLQYFCDLTLDPNTVNYYLILSERNRAVTRSERKQQYSDHPERFDTYRQVLSKESVCGRCYWEVERSGDVFISVSYKDISRKGWGKECWFGRNDQSWSLRCSSSSLIFYHNNIKTDLGVPSSSRIGVYVDHSAGTLSFYSVSDTMKLLHRVHTTFTQPLYAGFRLHCDFVSKSGITVRLCDPTK; encoded by the exons ATGGCCGAGGCCAGTATTTCAGTAGATCAGCTTTCAGTGGATCAGTTCAGCTGTCCAGTGTGTCtggatctactgaaggatccggTGACGATCCCCTGTGGTCACAGTTTctgtaaggtgtgtattaatgactGCTGGGATCAGGAAGAGAAGAGCGGAGTGTATCGCTGTCCTCAGTGCAGAGATACTTTCACTCTGAGGCCTGTTCTACGCAGAAACAACATGCTGgctgaagtggtggagaaactgaagaagactgaagtccaagctgcttctcctgctcactgttacgctggacctggagatgtggagtgtgatttctgcaccgggagaaaacacaaagccgTCAAGTCCTGTCTGATGTGTCTGGCCTCCTTTTGTGAAACTCATCTGAAACCTCACTATGAAGTTCCTGGTTTGAAAAAGCACAAGTTGGTCGAAGCTTCTGGAAATCTACAAGAGAAGATCTGCTCTGAGCATGATAAAGTGCTGGAGATCTACTGTCGTACTGACCAAAGCTTCATCTGTTATCTGTGTATGACGGATGAACACAAAAGCCACGACACCGTCTCAGTTAAAGCGTACAGAActgaaaaacag AGAGAGTTAAAGGAGGagcagatgaaatcccagcagagaatccaggagaagcagaagaaggtgcaggagctgaaacaggctgtgaacactataaag CTCAGTGCACAGACAGCAGTGGAGGACAGTGAGATCATCTTTACTGAGATGATCGGCTCCATGGAGAAAAGGCGCTCGGAGGTGACGGagctgatcagagctcaggagaaggctgaactgagtcgagctgaacgactcctggagcaactggagcaggagatcgctgatcttcagaggagagtcactgagctggagcagctttcacacacacacgatcacctccacttcctccaggaaataaag TCTGATCTCCATCAGGACTCACGCAGCATCACTGTCAGTAaacatctctcatttgatggagtgagggaatctctctctgctctgaaaAAGAGACTCGAGGAATTCTGCCAGGAGGAATTCATCAGAATCCCTGAACACG ctgcagcagttCACATCATTTTACCCCCAGAACCAAAGAGCAGACAAGACTTTCTGCAGT ATTTCTGTGATCTGACTCTGGATCCCAACACAGTAAATTATTACCTCATTCTGTCTGAGAGGAACAGAGCGGTGACACGCAGTGAGAGAAAGCAGCAGTACTCTGatcatccagagagatttgacaCCTACAGGCAGGTGTTGagtaaggagagtgtgtgtggacgctgttactgggaggtggagAGGAGCGGTGATGTGTTCATATCAGTCTCATATAAAGACATCAGCAGGAAAGGATGGGGTAAGGAGTGTTGGTTTGGACGCAACGATCAGTCCTGGAGTCTGcggtgttcttcttcttctctcatctTCTATCACAACAACATTAAGACTGATCTCGGAGTTCCATCGtcctccagaataggagtgtatgtggatcacagtgcaggaactctgtccttctacagcgtctctgacacgatgaagctcctccacagagtccacaccacattcactcagcCTCTATACGCTGGATTCAGGCTCCACTGTGATTTTGTCTCTAAATCAGGAATAACTGTGAGGTTGTGTGATCCGACAAAATAA